The following are from one region of the Macaca thibetana thibetana isolate TM-01 chromosome 2, ASM2454274v1, whole genome shotgun sequence genome:
- the RAB7A gene encoding ras-related protein Rab-7a gives MTSRKKVLLKVIILGDSGVGKTSLMNQYVNKKFSNQYKATIGADFLTKEVMVDDRLVTMQIWDTAGQERFQSLGVAFYRGADCCVLVFDVTAPNTFKTLDSWRDEFLIQASPRDPENFPFVVLGNKIDLENRQVATKRAQAWCYSKNNIPYFETSAKEAINVEQAFQTIARNALKQETEVELYNEFPEPIKLDKNDRAKASAESCSC, from the exons ATGACCTCTAGGAAGAAAGTGTTGCTGAAGGTTATCATCCTGGGAGATTCTGG AGTCGGGAAGACATCACTCATGAACCAGTATGTGAATAAGAAATTCAGCAATCAGTACAAAGCCACAATAGGAGCTGACTTTCTGACCAAGGAGGTGATGGTGGATGACAGACTAGTCACAATGCAG ATATGGGACACAGCAGGACAGGAACGGTTCCAGTCTCTTGGTGTGGCCTTCTACAGAGGTGCAGACTGCTGTGTTCTGGTATTTGATGTGACTGCCCCCAACACATTCAAAACCCTAGATAGCTGGAGAGATGAGTTTCTCATCCAGGCCAGTCCCCGAGATCCTGAAAACTTCCCCTTTGTTGTGTTGGGAAACAAGATTGACCTCGAAAACAGACAA GTGGCCACAAAGCGGGCACAGGCCTGGTGCTACAGCAAAAACAACATTCCCTACTTTGAGACCAGTGCCAAGGAGGCCATCAACGTGGAGCAGGCGTTCCAGACGATTGCACGGAATGCACTTAAGCAG GAAACGGAGGTGGAGCTGTACAACGAATTCCCTGAACCTATCAAACTGGACAAGAATGACCGGGCCAAGGCCTCAGCAGAAAGCTGCAGTTGCTGA